The Streptomyces sp. DH-12 genome has a window encoding:
- the rpsT gene encoding 30S ribosomal protein S20, which yields MANIKSQIKRNKTNEKARLRNKAVKSSLKTAIRKAREAAAAGDVEKAAEYQRAAARQLDKAVSKGVIHKNQAANKKSALARKVAAVKG from the coding sequence GTGGCGAACATCAAGTCCCAGATCAAGCGGAACAAGACGAACGAGAAGGCCCGGCTGCGCAACAAGGCCGTCAAGTCCTCTCTGAAGACCGCGATCCGCAAGGCCCGCGAGGCCGCCGCCGCGGGTGACGTCGAGAAGGCCGCCGAGTACCAGCGCGCCGCCGCGCGCCAGCTCGACAAGGCCGTCTCGAAGGGCGTCATCCACAAGAACCAGGCCGCCAACAAGAAGTCGGCGCTGGCTCGCAAGGTCGCGGCCGTCAAGGGCTGA
- a CDS encoding ferric reductase-like transmembrane domain-containing protein, whose translation MRPDDSTADDWFVDFLDFGVGVLSLVCLSCSVIWGLVAQDRILLGPRQRILAQAVHRTTAVAAVVFLLIHVVVKLALDHTTWIAAVLPFGLVLTDDEAVMGRSFLIGLGTLAGMLMVFVAITGVLRNRFASPAEVAARWRAVHMLAYPAWCAALVHGLYAGRAAKPVFMILYGLSLLGVFAALMLRASPRPVKRKVADRLTSLLGLTGRQPGRDRLDEAGARAAESGLPGHGGGNARDDRRSRSGRPSFDTPEPAPAPEPAHGFAAAYRAVSAPPRPSAAQGPFPDATARMEMPGLRATEAIPRVETPSSTSGSWPIPSPPPVGEAPPSAYDPLNDTGYTIPAYDNSAASGYGSSDVYDTAETNTLYGTYNPDDTYNSGPANEPAPGAPPSSYDFGAPGSGEPWNTPSGGFK comes from the coding sequence GTGAGGCCGGACGACAGCACGGCGGACGACTGGTTCGTCGACTTCCTCGACTTCGGCGTCGGCGTCCTGTCGCTGGTCTGCCTCAGCTGCTCCGTGATCTGGGGACTCGTGGCGCAGGACCGGATCCTGCTCGGCCCCCGGCAGCGGATCCTCGCGCAGGCGGTGCACCGCACCACGGCGGTCGCGGCCGTCGTCTTCCTGCTGATCCACGTCGTCGTCAAGCTGGCGCTGGACCACACCACGTGGATCGCCGCCGTGCTCCCCTTCGGGCTCGTCCTCACCGACGACGAGGCCGTCATGGGACGCAGCTTCCTGATCGGCCTCGGCACCCTGGCCGGCATGCTGATGGTCTTCGTCGCGATCACGGGCGTCCTGCGCAACCGCTTCGCCTCCCCCGCGGAGGTCGCCGCCCGCTGGCGCGCGGTGCACATGCTGGCCTATCCGGCCTGGTGCGCGGCGCTGGTGCACGGCCTCTACGCGGGTCGAGCGGCCAAGCCGGTCTTCATGATCCTGTACGGCCTGTCGCTGCTCGGCGTGTTCGCGGCCCTGATGCTGCGGGCCTCCCCGCGCCCGGTCAAGCGCAAGGTGGCCGACCGCCTCACCTCCCTGCTGGGCCTCACCGGCCGGCAGCCGGGCCGTGACCGGCTGGACGAGGCCGGAGCGCGCGCCGCCGAGTCCGGCCTGCCCGGTCACGGCGGCGGGAACGCCCGGGACGACAGGCGGTCGCGCTCCGGCCGCCCGTCGTTCGACACCCCCGAGCCCGCGCCGGCCCCGGAACCGGCGCACGGCTTCGCGGCCGCCTACCGCGCGGTGTCCGCGCCTCCCCGGCCGTCCGCGGCGCAGGGCCCGTTCCCGGACGCCACCGCCCGCATGGAGATGCCGGGCCTGCGGGCCACGGAGGCGATACCCCGCGTGGAGACGCCCTCCAGCACCTCGGGCAGCTGGCCGATCCCGTCCCCGCCGCCGGTCGGCGAGGCCCCGCCGTCGGCGTACGACCCGCTCAACGACACCGGATACACCATCCCGGCCTATGACAATTCGGCCGCCTCCGGCTACGGGTCGAGTGATGTGTACGACACCGCTGAGACGAACACGCTCTACGGCACGTACAACCCGGACGACACGTACAACAGCGGTCCCGCCAATGAACCAGCCCCCGGTGCGCCCCCGTCG
- the holA gene encoding DNA polymerase III subunit delta has protein sequence MARKNASDDPLAPVTLAVGQEELLLDRAVREVVAAAKAADADTDVRDLTPDQLQPGTLAELVSPSLFAERKVVVVRDAQDLSADTVKDVKAYLSSPAEEITLVLLHAGGAKGKGLLDAARKTGAREVACPKMTKPADRLAFVRGEFRTAGRSATPEACQALVDAIGSDLRELASAVTQLVADVEGTIDEAVVGRYYTGRAEASSFTVADRAVEGRTAEALEALRWSLSTGVAPVLITSALAQGVRAIGKLSSARGGRPADLARELGMPPWKIDRVRQQMRGWTPDGVAEALRAVAEADAGVKGGGDDPGYALEKAVVTIARAARSRGRA, from the coding sequence ATGGCCAGGAAGAACGCATCCGACGACCCCCTCGCCCCCGTGACGCTCGCCGTGGGCCAGGAGGAGCTGCTGCTCGACCGCGCCGTGCGGGAGGTGGTGGCAGCGGCGAAGGCCGCCGACGCCGACACGGACGTCCGTGACCTGACCCCGGACCAGCTCCAGCCGGGCACCCTCGCCGAGCTGGTCAGCCCCTCGCTGTTCGCCGAGCGCAAGGTCGTGGTCGTGCGCGATGCGCAGGACCTGTCGGCCGACACGGTCAAGGACGTCAAGGCGTACCTGTCCTCGCCCGCCGAGGAGATCACCCTCGTGCTGCTGCACGCGGGCGGCGCGAAGGGCAAGGGCCTGCTGGACGCGGCCCGCAAGACGGGCGCGCGGGAGGTGGCCTGCCCGAAGATGACCAAGCCGGCCGACCGGCTGGCGTTCGTGCGCGGCGAGTTCCGGACGGCCGGGCGGTCGGCCACCCCCGAGGCGTGCCAGGCCCTCGTCGACGCCATCGGCAGCGACCTGCGCGAGCTGGCCTCCGCGGTGACGCAGCTCGTCGCGGACGTCGAGGGCACGATCGACGAGGCCGTCGTCGGCCGCTACTACACCGGGCGGGCCGAGGCGTCGAGCTTCACGGTCGCCGACCGGGCGGTCGAGGGGCGGACGGCGGAGGCCCTGGAGGCGCTGCGCTGGTCGCTGTCGACCGGTGTGGCCCCGGTGCTGATCACCAGTGCGCTGGCGCAGGGCGTGCGGGCCATCGGCAAGCTGTCCTCGGCGCGCGGCGGCCGGCCCGCCGACCTGGCGCGCGAGCTGGGCATGCCGCCCTGGAAGATCGACCGCGTGCGGCAGCAGATGCGCGGCTGGACCCCGGACGGCGTGGCCGAGGCGCTGCGCGCCGTCGCCGAGGCGGACGCGGGCGTCAAGGGCGGCGGGGACGACCCCGGGTACGCCCTGGAGAAGGCCGTCGTCACCATCGCCCGCGCGGCCCGCTCCCGGGGCCGGGCGTAG
- a CDS encoding arylamine N-acetyltransferase encodes MTEGIDTATTDAYLRRLGVERPVRPTTDALRELHLRHLRTVPFENLSVHLGEEIVLEEKRLLDKVVEARRGGFCYELNGAFGALLTALGYDVTLLAARVHAGGGRLGIPYDHLALRVRTEDGGDWLVDVGFGSHFHLPLAREERGEQRDPAGVFRVAEADADAAGVRGGHDAAGAADLDVLRDGRPVYRLETRPRVLADFTAGAWWHSTSPHSHFPRSLVCSRVTEDGGRITLSGRRLTRTAPDGTRQERGTGSDAEVLAIYRDEFGITLDAVPAVRGGGTGG; translated from the coding sequence ATGACCGAGGGGATCGACACCGCGACGACCGACGCCTATCTGCGCCGCCTAGGGGTGGAACGGCCCGTCCGGCCCACCACGGACGCGCTGAGGGAGCTGCATCTGCGCCATCTGCGGACCGTGCCGTTCGAGAACCTGTCCGTGCATCTCGGCGAGGAGATCGTGCTCGAGGAGAAGCGGCTGCTGGACAAGGTGGTGGAGGCCCGGCGCGGGGGGTTCTGCTACGAGCTCAACGGCGCCTTCGGCGCGTTGCTCACCGCGCTCGGTTACGACGTCACCCTGCTCGCCGCACGCGTCCACGCGGGCGGCGGCCGGCTGGGCATCCCGTACGACCACCTCGCGCTGCGGGTGCGGACGGAGGACGGCGGTGACTGGCTGGTGGACGTCGGGTTCGGCTCGCACTTCCATCTGCCGCTCGCCCGGGAGGAGCGGGGGGAGCAGCGGGACCCGGCGGGCGTGTTCCGGGTCGCGGAGGCGGACGCGGACGCGGCCGGGGTGCGCGGCGGGCACGACGCGGCCGGGGCGGCGGACCTGGACGTGCTGCGCGACGGACGGCCCGTGTACCGGCTGGAGACGCGGCCCAGGGTGCTCGCCGACTTCACGGCCGGCGCGTGGTGGCACAGCACCTCGCCCCACTCCCACTTCCCCCGGTCGCTGGTGTGCTCGCGGGTCACCGAGGACGGCGGCCGGATCACGCTCAGCGGCCGCCGGCTGACCCGCACGGCGCCGGACGGGACGCGGCAGGAGCGCGGGACCGGGTCGGACGCGGAGGTGCTGGCGATCTACCGGGACGAGTTCGGGATCACGCTGGACGCGGTGCCGGCCGTGCGGGGCGGCGGGACGGGCGGCTGA
- a CDS encoding ComEA family DNA-binding protein — translation MVVDRQGAAGHALLTTPRAGAGRAATTDDRTLVLRRLPDGAGRRPAAGPSGAHAARPGRFLGVGPEGDEPATHPVRLPAPRPRHEAGDAGDRPDAVTGEAPDGAPEPGPPPGPPPGRWGPALRERLPLWVQARCGLERRSVVALSALLVLALVFAVQHFWTGRTQPVRAPEVVRAAPAAQEGAEGGTGPSGAPRAPGSWAQAGGTAAPEIVVDVSGKVRDPGVHRLPAGSRVEDALRAAGGVRPGTRTGGLNRARFLVDGEQVVVGGPAPAGAAAPAPPAGTGTAAAPTAPVSLNTATVDQLDTLPGVGPVLARHIVDYRTRNGGFRSVDELREVNGIGDRRFADLRDLVRP, via the coding sequence GTGGTGGTGGACCGTCAAGGAGCGGCAGGGCACGCGCTGCTGACGACGCCTCGGGCGGGTGCGGGGCGCGCGGCGACGACGGACGACCGGACGCTCGTGCTGCGGCGCCTCCCGGACGGCGCGGGGAGGCGTCCGGCAGCCGGGCCGAGCGGTGCGCACGCGGCTCGTCCGGGGCGGTTCCTCGGTGTCGGACCGGAGGGGGACGAGCCGGCCACCCACCCCGTGCGCCTGCCTGCCCCGCGCCCCCGCCACGAGGCGGGCGATGCCGGCGACCGTCCGGACGCCGTGACCGGGGAGGCGCCCGACGGGGCGCCCGAGCCGGGACCCCCGCCAGGGCCTCCGCCAGGGCGGTGGGGACCCGCGTTGCGGGAGCGGCTGCCGCTGTGGGTGCAAGCCCGGTGCGGGCTGGAGCGGCGGAGCGTGGTGGCGCTCTCGGCGCTGCTCGTCCTCGCCCTGGTGTTCGCCGTGCAGCACTTCTGGACCGGGCGCACCCAGCCGGTACGGGCACCGGAGGTGGTGCGGGCGGCTCCGGCCGCGCAGGAGGGCGCGGAAGGTGGGACAGGCCCGTCGGGCGCTCCCCGTGCTCCCGGCTCCTGGGCGCAGGCGGGCGGCACGGCGGCTCCCGAGATCGTGGTGGACGTCAGCGGCAAGGTGCGGGACCCGGGCGTCCACCGCCTGCCCGCCGGCTCACGGGTCGAGGACGCGCTGAGGGCGGCCGGCGGGGTGCGGCCCGGCACGAGGACCGGCGGCCTCAACCGCGCCCGCTTCCTGGTCGACGGCGAGCAGGTGGTGGTCGGGGGCCCGGCACCGGCCGGAGCGGCGGCCCCCGCGCCCCCGGCGGGCACCGGAACGGCGGCCGCCCCCACGGCACCCGTCTCCCTCAACACCGCCACCGTCGACCAGCTCGACACCCTCCCCGGCGTCGGACCCGTCCTCGCCCGGCACATCGTCGACTACCGCACCCGCAACGGCGGTTTCCGTTCGGTGGACGAGCTGAGGGAGGTCAACGGCATCGGCGACCGCCGCTTCGCCGACCTGCGCGACCTCGTACGGCCATGA
- a CDS encoding DegV family protein gives MSRHVAIVTDSTAYLPARTMERHGITAVPLTVVLGDRALEEGTEISTRSLAQALQKRRSVTTSRPSPELFAETYRRAAASGATGIVSLHLSAELSGTYDAAVLAAREAPVPVRVVDTGMIAMALGFCAVAAAESAEAGGTVDEAVTAAEKRAAATSAYFYVDTLDYLRRGGRIGAAQALLGSALAVKPLLQLAGGRIEPLEKVRTASKAIARLEEIAADRAGSAEVDVAVHHLAAPERASALADRLRARLPALSELHVSEVGAVIGAHTGPGLLGVVVSAR, from the coding sequence ATGTCCCGCCATGTCGCGATCGTCACCGATTCAACGGCCTACCTTCCGGCCCGGACGATGGAGCGGCACGGCATCACGGCGGTACCGCTGACCGTGGTGCTGGGGGACCGCGCCCTCGAGGAGGGCACCGAGATCTCCACCCGCTCCCTCGCCCAGGCTTTGCAGAAGCGGCGTTCCGTCACGACGTCCCGGCCCAGCCCCGAGCTCTTCGCGGAGACCTACCGCAGGGCCGCCGCGTCCGGCGCGACCGGCATCGTCTCGCTCCATCTCTCCGCCGAGCTGTCCGGCACCTACGACGCGGCGGTCCTCGCGGCCCGCGAGGCCCCGGTGCCGGTGCGCGTGGTGGACACCGGCATGATCGCGATGGCCCTCGGCTTCTGCGCGGTGGCGGCCGCCGAGAGCGCGGAGGCGGGCGGCACCGTGGACGAGGCGGTCACCGCGGCGGAGAAGCGGGCGGCGGCCACGTCGGCCTACTTCTACGTCGACACGCTCGACTATCTGCGCCGGGGCGGCCGGATCGGCGCGGCCCAGGCACTGCTGGGCTCCGCCCTCGCGGTGAAGCCGCTGCTGCAGCTGGCGGGCGGCCGTATCGAACCGCTGGAGAAGGTGCGGACGGCGTCGAAGGCGATCGCCCGCCTGGAGGAGATCGCCGCTGACCGGGCGGGGAGCGCGGAGGTGGACGTCGCCGTCCACCATCTCGCCGCGCCGGAGCGCGCCTCGGCGCTGGCCGACCGGCTCCGCGCCCGGCTGCCGGCACTGTCCGAGCTGCATGTCAGCGAGGTGGGCGCGGTGATCGGGGCGCACACGGGACCGGGGTTGCTGGGGGTGGTGGTTTCGGCCCGGTGA
- a CDS encoding ComEC/Rec2 family competence protein: MSTRTPVVHADSGTRPDASPPRQEGPTDLRLVPPALAAWATAAVMLHAPPGWAAVTAVVSVLAAAALLPARRRLTERARVTAHAVAATLLCVAAAAGSAGLHGADVRRGPVPGLAREYAGVVAEVEVTADPRLTRPRVGGNRAAPVSVLIEADVRRVERAGAAARKTRAPVLLIVGAGDRDAGDRKPAAPAAGHPHSPWLSLLPSTRLRVEAGLAPAREGGDRFAAVLRVRGEDGPRVVGGPSAPQRLAGRLRAGLREATEDLPEDARALLPGLVVGDTARVTPELDEAFRETDLTHTLAVSGANFTILLALLLGPPGLAQRAERRGLAPRLGISLRTTAVLGAALSLAFVVVCRPDPSVLRAAACGSVALLALATGRRRSLVPALATAVLLLVLYDPWLARAYGFLLSVLATGALLTLAPRWSGTLRRHGVPPRVAEALAAAGAAQALCAPVVAVLSARVSLVGIPCNLLAEAALAPATVLGFLALATAPVAMPLAEAVAWCAGWPAGWIAQVARTGAAMPGAGVDWPGSWAGAAALGAVTLAVLLVGRRLLRHPWWCAACALLLALLVVQPRPLVRTITGWPPPDWRMVMCDVGQGDALVLAAGEGAGVVVDAGPDPELVDHCLRSLDVTRVPLVVLTHFHADHVAGLTGVLRGREVGGIGTTALEEPADQAASVRRAAAAAGVPVTRAVAGEQRRAGDLSWEVVWPPPGGHPAVEGPNDASVALLVRTGGLRLLLLGDLEPPAQRALARSPAARDLAAVDVLKVAHHGSAYQDPGLVRLAAPRLALISTGADNSYGHPAPGTVDALRAQGAAVLRTDRDGALAVLSGTDGGGELEVARH, from the coding sequence ATGAGCACCCGCACCCCCGTCGTCCATGCGGACTCGGGCACCCGCCCGGACGCCTCCCCTCCACGGCAGGAGGGGCCGACCGACCTCCGGCTGGTCCCGCCCGCCCTCGCCGCCTGGGCCACGGCGGCGGTGATGCTGCACGCCCCGCCCGGCTGGGCCGCGGTCACCGCGGTCGTCTCGGTCCTGGCCGCCGCCGCCCTCCTCCCCGCGCGCAGGCGCCTGACGGAACGGGCACGCGTCACCGCCCACGCGGTCGCGGCCACCCTGCTGTGCGTCGCGGCCGCCGCCGGTTCGGCGGGCCTGCACGGCGCGGACGTCCGGCGCGGCCCCGTCCCCGGACTGGCCCGGGAGTACGCCGGAGTCGTCGCGGAGGTGGAGGTCACCGCCGATCCACGGCTCACCCGGCCCCGGGTCGGCGGCAACCGCGCGGCCCCGGTGTCCGTGCTGATCGAGGCCGACGTCCGGCGCGTGGAGCGGGCCGGCGCGGCCGCGCGGAAAACCCGGGCACCGGTTCTGCTGATCGTCGGCGCCGGTGACCGCGACGCCGGTGACCGGAAGCCGGCCGCCCCCGCCGCCGGCCACCCCCACTCGCCCTGGCTGTCCCTGCTGCCCTCCACCCGGCTGCGGGTCGAGGCGGGGCTCGCGCCGGCGCGGGAGGGCGGCGACCGGTTCGCGGCGGTGCTGCGGGTGCGGGGTGAGGACGGCCCCCGGGTCGTGGGCGGACCGTCGGCCCCGCAGCGGCTGGCGGGGCGGCTGCGCGCCGGACTGCGCGAGGCGACCGAGGACCTGCCGGAGGACGCGCGGGCACTGCTCCCGGGACTGGTCGTCGGGGACACCGCGCGGGTGACGCCGGAGCTGGACGAGGCGTTCCGGGAGACCGACCTCACGCACACCCTCGCCGTGTCCGGCGCGAACTTCACCATCCTGCTCGCCCTGCTCCTCGGTCCGCCGGGACTGGCGCAGCGGGCCGAGCGACGCGGGCTCGCGCCCCGCCTGGGCATCTCGCTGCGGACCACGGCGGTGCTGGGCGCGGCGCTGTCCCTCGCGTTCGTCGTCGTGTGCCGGCCCGACCCCAGCGTGCTGCGCGCCGCCGCCTGCGGATCCGTGGCGCTGCTCGCGCTCGCCACCGGCCGCCGCAGATCCCTCGTCCCGGCCCTGGCGACGGCCGTCCTGCTGCTGGTGCTGTACGACCCGTGGCTGGCCCGCGCCTACGGTTTCCTGCTCTCCGTGCTGGCGACCGGCGCGCTGCTCACCCTCGCCCCTCGCTGGAGCGGGACACTGCGCCGCCACGGGGTGCCGCCCCGCGTCGCGGAGGCGCTGGCCGCCGCCGGTGCCGCCCAGGCGCTCTGCGCGCCGGTGGTGGCCGTGCTGTCGGCCCGGGTGAGCCTGGTGGGGATCCCGTGCAACCTGCTCGCCGAGGCCGCGCTCGCGCCGGCCACCGTGCTGGGATTCCTGGCGCTGGCCACCGCGCCGGTCGCGATGCCGTTGGCCGAGGCGGTGGCGTGGTGCGCGGGCTGGCCCGCGGGGTGGATCGCGCAGGTCGCGCGGACCGGGGCGGCGATGCCGGGCGCCGGGGTGGACTGGCCGGGAAGCTGGGCGGGGGCGGCGGCGCTCGGCGCGGTCACCCTGGCCGTGCTGCTCGTGGGGCGGAGACTGCTGCGACACCCCTGGTGGTGCGCCGCGTGCGCGCTGCTGCTGGCGCTGCTGGTGGTGCAGCCGCGCCCCCTGGTGCGCACGATCACGGGCTGGCCGCCGCCGGACTGGCGAATGGTGATGTGCGACGTGGGACAGGGCGACGCGCTGGTGCTGGCGGCGGGGGAGGGCGCCGGGGTGGTCGTGGACGCGGGACCCGACCCCGAGCTCGTCGACCACTGCCTGCGCTCCCTCGACGTCACCCGGGTCCCGCTCGTCGTCCTGACCCACTTCCACGCCGACCACGTGGCCGGGCTGACCGGTGTGCTGCGCGGACGCGAGGTGGGCGGCATCGGGACCACGGCCCTGGAGGAACCGGCCGACCAGGCGGCGTCCGTCCGGAGAGCCGCTGCCGCCGCGGGCGTTCCGGTGACCCGGGCCGTCGCCGGGGAGCAGCGGCGGGCCGGCGACCTGTCCTGGGAGGTGGTGTGGCCGCCACCGGGCGGACACCCGGCGGTGGAGGGGCCGAACGACGCCAGCGTGGCCCTGCTGGTCCGCACCGGGGGCCTGCGCCTGCTGCTCCTCGGCGACCTGGAGCCCCCGGCCCAGCGTGCCCTGGCCCGGTCACCGGCGGCGCGGGATCTGGCGGCCGTGGACGTCCTCAAGGTCGCCCATCACGGCTCGGCGTACCAGGACCCGGGCCTCGTACGCCTGGCCGCGCCACGGCTGGCGCTGATCAGCACCGGTGCGGACAACTCCTACGGCCACCCCGCTCCGGGGACGGTCGACGCGCTGCGGGCCCAGGGGGCGGCCGTGCTGCGCACCGACCGGGACGGGGCGCTGGCGGTCCTCTCCGGCACGGACGGGGGCGGAGAGCTGGAGGTGGCGCGACACTGA
- the leuS gene encoding leucine--tRNA ligase — MSETNPAAAEAAPHRYTAALAAEIEARWQDFWDAEGTYAAPNPKGDLAGDSELVARPKKFIMDMFPYPSGAGLHVGHPLGYIATDVYARFQRMTGHNVLHTLGFDAFGLPAEQYAVQTGTHPRVSTEANIKNMQSQLRRLGLGHDKRRSFATIDPDYYKWTQWIFLQIFNSWYDQDAKKARPISELVAQFESGERPVPGHTRPWSELTEAERADVLGEFRLAYASDAPVNWCPGLGTVLANEEVTADGRSERGNFPVFKAKLRQWNMRITAYADRLLDDLDALDWPEAIKLQQRNWIGRSEGARVDFPIDGESVTVFTTRPDTLFGATYMVLAPEHPLVEKFTPDAWPEGTHEVWTGGHATPAEAVAAYRAQAASKSDVERQAEAKDKTGVFTGAYATNPVNGQKVPVFIADYVLMGYGTGAIMAVPGHDSRDFAFARAFELPVVCVVEPTDGRGTDPSTWDDAFVSHDAKIVNSSGEHVSLDGLGVTEAKARITEWLEREGHGEGTVNFRLRDWLFSRQRYWGEPFPIVYDEDGIAHALPESMLPLELPEVEDYSPRTFDPDDADTQPETPLSRNEEWVNVTLDLGDGPKKYRRETNTMPNWAGSCWYELRYLDPDNSEKLVDPGIERYWMGPREGMPHGGVDLYVGGAEHAVLHLLYARFWSKVLYDLGHISSAEPFHKLFNQGMIQAYVYRDSRGIAVPAAEVEERDGGYWYQGERVTRLLGKMGKSLKNAVTPDEICAEYGADTLRLYEMAMGPLDVSRPWDTRAVVGQFRLLQRLWRNIVDETTGEVTVADTDDVDEATLRALHKAVDGVRGDLEGMRFNTAIAKVTELNNHLTKRGGPLPRPVAESLVLLIAPLAPHIAEELWRKLGHTDSVVHRDFPVANPAYVADETVTCVVQIKGKVKARLEVSPDISDDELEKAALADERVVAALDGAGIRKVIVRAPKLVNIVPA, encoded by the coding sequence ATGAGCGAGACGAACCCCGCAGCCGCGGAGGCCGCGCCGCACCGCTACACGGCCGCCCTGGCCGCCGAGATCGAGGCACGCTGGCAGGACTTCTGGGACGCCGAGGGGACGTACGCGGCGCCGAACCCGAAGGGTGACCTGGCGGGCGATTCGGAGCTGGTCGCGCGACCCAAGAAGTTCATCATGGACATGTTCCCGTACCCCTCGGGCGCGGGCCTGCACGTCGGACACCCGCTGGGCTACATCGCCACCGACGTCTACGCCCGCTTCCAGCGCATGACCGGGCACAACGTCCTGCACACCCTGGGCTTCGACGCCTTCGGCCTGCCCGCCGAGCAGTACGCGGTGCAGACCGGCACGCACCCGCGCGTGTCCACCGAGGCCAACATCAAGAACATGCAGAGCCAGCTGCGCCGGCTGGGCCTGGGCCACGACAAGCGCCGGTCGTTCGCCACGATCGACCCGGACTACTACAAGTGGACCCAGTGGATCTTCCTGCAGATCTTCAACTCCTGGTACGACCAGGACGCGAAGAAGGCCCGCCCGATCTCCGAGCTGGTCGCGCAGTTCGAGTCCGGTGAGCGTCCGGTCCCCGGTCACACGCGCCCGTGGAGCGAGCTGACCGAGGCCGAGCGCGCCGACGTGCTGGGCGAGTTCCGCCTGGCCTACGCCTCCGACGCGCCCGTCAACTGGTGCCCCGGGCTGGGCACCGTGCTGGCCAACGAGGAGGTCACCGCCGACGGCCGCTCCGAGCGCGGCAACTTCCCCGTCTTCAAGGCCAAGCTGCGCCAGTGGAACATGCGCATCACGGCCTACGCCGACCGCCTGCTGGACGACCTGGACGCCCTGGACTGGCCCGAGGCGATCAAACTGCAGCAGCGCAACTGGATCGGCCGCTCCGAGGGCGCCCGCGTCGACTTCCCCATCGACGGCGAGTCCGTCACCGTCTTCACGACCCGTCCCGACACGCTGTTCGGCGCCACCTACATGGTGCTGGCGCCCGAGCACCCGCTGGTCGAGAAGTTCACCCCGGACGCCTGGCCCGAGGGCACCCACGAGGTGTGGACCGGCGGTCACGCGACGCCCGCCGAGGCCGTCGCCGCCTACCGCGCCCAGGCCGCCTCGAAGTCCGACGTCGAGCGGCAGGCCGAGGCCAAGGACAAGACCGGCGTCTTCACCGGCGCGTACGCGACCAACCCGGTCAACGGGCAGAAGGTGCCCGTCTTCATCGCCGACTACGTCCTGATGGGCTACGGCACCGGCGCGATCATGGCCGTCCCCGGTCACGACTCCCGCGACTTCGCGTTCGCCCGCGCCTTCGAACTGCCCGTCGTCTGCGTGGTCGAGCCGACCGACGGCCGCGGCACCGACCCGTCGACCTGGGACGACGCCTTCGTCTCCCACGACGCGAAGATCGTCAACTCCTCCGGCGAGCACGTCTCCCTGGACGGCCTGGGCGTCACCGAGGCCAAGGCGCGCATCACCGAGTGGCTGGAGCGCGAGGGCCACGGCGAGGGCACCGTCAACTTCCGCCTGCGCGACTGGCTGTTCAGCCGTCAGCGCTACTGGGGCGAGCCCTTCCCGATCGTCTACGACGAGGACGGCATCGCCCACGCGCTGCCCGAGTCGATGCTGCCGCTGGAGCTGCCCGAGGTCGAGGACTACAGCCCGCGCACCTTCGACCCGGACGACGCCGACACCCAGCCCGAGACGCCGCTGTCGCGCAACGAGGAGTGGGTGAACGTCACCCTGGACCTGGGCGACGGGCCGAAGAAGTACCGGCGCGAGACCAACACCATGCCCAACTGGGCCGGTTCCTGCTGGTACGAGCTGCGCTACCTGGACCCGGACAACTCCGAGAAGCTGGTCGACCCCGGGATCGAGCGGTACTGGATGGGCCCGCGCGAGGGCATGCCGCACGGCGGCGTCGACCTGTACGTCGGCGGCGCCGAACATGCCGTGCTGCACCTGCTGTACGCCCGCTTCTGGTCCAAGGTGCTGTACGACCTGGGGCACATCTCCTCGGCGGAGCCGTTCCACAAGCTGTTCAACCAGGGCATGATCCAGGCCTACGTCTACCGCGACAGCCGGGGCATCGCCGTGCCGGCCGCCGAGGTGGAGGAGCGTGACGGCGGCTACTGGTACCAGGGCGAGCGCGTCACCCGCCTGCTGGGCAAGATGGGCAAGTCCCTGAAGAACGCGGTCACCCCGGACGAGATCTGCGCCGAGTACGGCGCCGACACGCTGCGCCTGTACGAGATGGCCATGGGCCCGCTGGACGTGTCCCGCCCCTGGGACACCCGCGCGGTCGTCGGCCAGTTCCGCCTGCTGCAGCGGCTGTGGCGCAACATCGTCGACGAGACGACCGGCGAGGTGACCGTCGCCGACACCGACGACGTCGACGAGGCCACCCTGCGCGCCCTGCACAAGGCCGTCGACGGCGTCCGCGGCGACCTGGAGGGCATGCGCTTCAACACCGCCATCGCCAAGGTCACGGAGCTGAACAACCACCTGACCAAGCGAGGAGGCCCGCTGCCGCGTCCGGTCGCGGAGTCGCTGGTGCTGCTGATCGCGCCGCTGGCCCCGCACATCGCCGAGGAGCTGTGGCGCAAGCTGGGTCACACCGACTCCGTGGTGCACCGGGACTTCCCGGTGGCCAACCCGGCGTACGTGGCCGACGAGACCGTCACCTGCGTGGTGCAGATCAAGGGCAAGGTGAAGGCGCGGCTGGAGGTGTCCCCGGACATCTCCGACGACGAGCTGGAGAAGGCGGCGCTGGCCGACGAGCGGGTGGTCGCGGCGCTGGACGGCGCCGGGATCCGCAAGGTGATCGTGCGGGCGCCGAAGCTGGTGAACATCGTTCCGGCCTGA